Proteins from a genomic interval of Anatilimnocola floriformis:
- a CDS encoding choice-of-anchor Q domain-containing protein, translated as MNRSSSRRDVGSRLENSRRREAATAQRLVRRRMLLEQLEDRSLMATFNVTAGVADGAAGSLRAAITAANSNGQNDTINLAAGTYVLSSALPQLSEMGKSITFQGDTAANTIVDANNTGRVFDAYWTVTATFNDLTIKNGGSTGSRPSGAGIQGYNSTITIDDCVIEDNIGYQGGGIAATSGGSLTITDTIIRDNNTSRFGAGLYLNGVTVSISNSEISGNSTASGYDGGGLYMSGGSLTLDSVAVDDNYAGQDGGGVAVSSVSLAITGGSITNNEAVRQGGGLYVNAPSSAVGITGLTISNNTAGTGGGLYRTGGSAAITLTESTVSGNTAPSTNVNLGEGGGIFTYQPLSLVRSTLSGNSAYRNGGGLWNTTSAISFSNSTVSGNSAATGGGVYLSSGNTTSSSVNSTFANNSASGAGGAFYVGGFSSVAMKNTIMAGSTAGSGTSADLGGSGGHTINSGGYNLFSLSSISSFITGTTTGNQLGVNPQIGSLANNGGPTYTHALASNSPAIDAGTSSGAPGVDQRNELRPQDGDSSGTAQYDIGAYEYIVPPPPEVEVTGFYADGSNWKVDYVVTVSQTPVAIPLKIYTTSDGTTPGTLLASTTTPGNVTLGATQTATVTPTGVNSLSDYRLLVVLDDTAVTGDTTTANNKLLFEGGIFQTSASGTTYIHVHGSDTAADTVTITKSGSNTHVETNLDTTGITGLTSSVEFRIETHGGNDTIATDSDVAAVIRAYGGTGNDTITGGAANDLLYGGDGDDTLTGGGGNDTLEGGAGNDSLSGGDGEDSLTGGTGNDTLRGGAAVDAFPGYDSGTDTVLVDPPEAVNDSYSTNEDADPFSSSTGFELNANDITDLGQSRTPVPAVLTSALGAKVVVRSNGTFDYYPQTSQTLQALNGSQSANDSFTYTLRNSLLETDTATVTITVSGIDDDLDAQDLLYVVQEPLELGQVLGTVPVLDDDGDTHSFQFVSEAVAGGLAISSTGVITVIDPNVFTFLATTNYVFEIETSNGLDVDTSYFALAIPAAFQVSGAATATQGHSYELTLSSDIPFIDYVIDWDDSVDPLDPDEPTLVPGEGGDPIGIGHGFQVPGDVTPTIGISVGGTSSYTFTFTTVHVTQVNGVNLVVNGSFEEVGSEGFRGYSWNIFYGLPGWNLVSGPRIEVQHETVTSTPYGDNYIELDADEDGPAGGGQNADGENGASAIEQSISTIVDQTYVLSFALAARTGTDSEDNTMRVTVSSGGTFYSDKFEADSTDWGTYTISFVAKSTTTKIKFADVSENPYAEPTPPFPEYRDTLGTFLDNVTMYAAGGQTGTKTTVTVEISNPVCACLATPDGSQSSENLQTGNNVVTPPSPSAMAAMYMPRYSTNEFRPAVMSLDMSFLEGALVPDTVEVNGQVYSTAGISPGQGFRVSDLLDITALDTGLAEWSIPITENYAGGHTVSYDVTGNSLVSGPSNALLSAGWSIAAIDRLTITPEGALWQHMGDRLLWFKKDGANFKRPQGDQDFSELVDNSDGTFTISDRWGNELLFNSLGLVTEKTDTQGRKTTFVYTNADGDSKADDLLEVEEYDGRTLTYDYVDQRLAGLTDFDGRSVAFGYEDDQLKTITYPDPDGGGPLSALVTSFTYEDGYLKTVADGSDTMTFTYDSAGALTARENQDGSTETFVNSLTSTLPRAGYGTSLNPESLKPASDVVATSEDENGELTTYVLGALGLPVQMTDAEGNVTLYERDANGRITKQTDPDPDGAGPETMITRYQYDTQGNLLKMTLPNSGVRTWEYDATWNVPTSYVNERGLTTLYTIDPLTGFNTEVRQVIGEVDDLVNLETDDIITGYTYTAAPSDPADPPAGLVETMTDPLGRVTVYTYNARGDVTSVTYAEGTADEATAYTYYNADGTVDYELDELSRRTDYDYDLLGRLTKTTLPDPDGGDPLARPEWKYEYDARNRRTKEIDPLDRETIYTYDKRSRVTKVERPDHDGDSELTTTTTTYDDRGLVISATDPLHRETIFTYDKLGRQTKVTLPEVADPTTAVNEVQIIDFDSGTVGTFKLNGNSNSAVVDLTDLSGLQAALDSLWGVGNTKVTHTSTAATVTFRGNLAGTNVAQMTVSDITGTLGATPSVSTDTAGVAADLVNPTTQTAYDVLGRVSSTTDALGNVTTYEYTNFGQNLKITLPDPDGVGLQTSPIMSQVFDVSGNLISETDANGGVTTREYDLLGRLVRVTQPDPDGGGSLTAPVTEYAYDLAGHLLAVTDPLGNVTSYEYDNRDRQVKITTADPDGAGGLTALVTAYEFDAAGQLTKMTAPGSRVTEYVYDDLGRLTVTKLPDPDGAGGLARPQLEATYDVASRKETDKDALGNITTYDYDDLDNLIKVTQPDPDGVGGLPAPVSEWEYDAAGQLLNATYALGNTTTYEYDNLGRTLAVTQPDPDAGGGQTAPVTQYQYSLTGNLVQVLDPLLHATNYEYDALNRRTSSQDALQGATTYQYDSAGNLKFLTDPVNNTTEWVYDKLNRMVEEKNQLGDSRSFVYDAAGNLLQRTDRNERVMIYEYDHLNRQTAEEWWGGARPSVGVSTSDGSMTNEVQRVGFSDSTAFQSGTFTLTYGGQTTAAIPYSASAVAVQAALVALSNIDSGDVSVVKVANSITHQEWQITFTGALAGTNVSQISIDAASVYNGIGAPGTEVEATDTTGAKVDEVQVVTLSNTTGGTFTLGFGGASTAALDWDATTGEVDAALEALSGVGTVSVSGSTGGPWTITFTGAYSGANLAPLQSQAGNLTNSNLVRTIASTFNADGDLEQTSDPDATYEYTYDDLGRVTGYVQNLAGLTPEIEFVSQYNSASRRELLQAILDGDEDFQNTYAYDDLQRLSTLIQQSGADNVVAAKRIDFNYNSLGQYTRLDRYASADQSEFVASSHYSYDNLNRLLKLVHAETTTTPTGWGTDPLAGYQYAYDAASRILSIDSYLDGLSNYTHDDTNQLTGADHSTATDESYEYDENGNRIMSGYHVNPNNQVDTDGIYNYTYDDEGNRLTRTAISNGYVTEYEWDFRNRLTKVIEKDSSNNILQVTTNSYDAFNQWIRRRFDADGPGGAAAVDTFFVYENGQIVLQFDGDDDSDLSHRYLWGEQVDQLFADEKVTSLGSAGTVIWPLGDQIGTLRDLVSYNSGTNDATVANHREYDSYGNLTNESNPAVDLLFGFTGRPLDETSGLQNNLARWYDPITGSWLSNDPIGFEAGDANTRRYVNNSPVEFRDPFGTQAQGGQLALLPNTLPGSWGQVRFPSVFHFNTAGIPRDIQRRFDADYASILAAYPNLSFYQQSWTLTSVLVSIRPSDEGFLGPAFSTFRGRVTGFAASTLMSDFSAVPRTHRRGAINDCLEVFVKNTRATLEYQLSGGDTERIIRAHDHDWGSIWGERPNRLGDFYTTSITMTFLVQTTAQRRDRLRLPDTDNGNIA; from the coding sequence ACAACACGTCGCGATTTGGTGCTGGCCTGTATTTGAACGGCGTGACGGTTTCGATCTCGAATTCCGAGATCTCGGGTAATTCAACTGCGAGCGGCTACGATGGCGGCGGCCTCTACATGTCGGGCGGTTCACTCACACTTGATTCAGTTGCGGTCGACGATAACTACGCGGGCCAAGATGGTGGTGGCGTGGCAGTGAGTAGCGTGAGTCTTGCCATCACTGGCGGCTCCATAACCAACAATGAAGCCGTCCGCCAAGGCGGCGGTTTGTATGTCAATGCTCCTTCATCAGCTGTTGGCATTACAGGACTGACGATTAGCAACAACACGGCCGGTACGGGCGGCGGTTTGTATCGGACTGGTGGCAGCGCGGCGATCACGCTAACCGAGTCTACCGTCTCTGGAAACACAGCCCCTTCCACAAACGTCAATCTCGGTGAAGGCGGCGGCATCTTTACGTACCAACCGCTCAGTCTTGTCCGCTCGACACTTTCGGGTAATAGCGCCTATCGCAATGGTGGCGGCCTGTGGAACACGACTTCTGCGATCTCCTTCTCGAACTCGACGGTCTCTGGAAACTCTGCCGCCACGGGAGGCGGCGTTTATCTCAGCAGCGGCAACACGACGTCTTCGTCTGTGAACAGCACGTTCGCCAACAATAGCGCGTCGGGCGCGGGTGGCGCCTTCTATGTGGGCGGCTTCTCATCGGTGGCGATGAAGAACACGATCATGGCGGGGAGTACCGCAGGCAGCGGCACGTCCGCAGACCTGGGAGGCTCGGGCGGCCACACCATCAACAGCGGTGGCTACAACCTCTTCAGCCTCTCTTCGATCAGTTCGTTCATCACCGGGACCACGACAGGCAACCAGCTGGGGGTTAACCCTCAGATCGGTTCACTCGCGAACAATGGCGGTCCGACGTATACCCACGCGCTGGCCAGCAATAGCCCAGCCATCGATGCGGGCACCTCATCGGGTGCGCCTGGCGTGGATCAGCGCAACGAGTTGCGTCCGCAGGATGGTGATTCGAGCGGCACGGCGCAGTACGACATCGGCGCGTACGAGTACATCGTACCGCCGCCGCCAGAAGTCGAGGTGACTGGCTTCTACGCAGATGGCTCCAACTGGAAGGTTGATTACGTTGTGACCGTGAGCCAAACACCGGTCGCGATTCCCCTCAAGATCTATACGACTTCAGATGGCACGACTCCGGGTACACTGCTTGCTTCAACGACCACGCCGGGCAACGTGACGCTGGGAGCCACCCAGACCGCAACGGTAACTCCGACCGGAGTGAATAGCCTGTCAGACTACCGTTTGCTCGTCGTGCTCGACGATACAGCCGTGACGGGAGACACCACCACTGCCAACAATAAGCTGCTCTTCGAAGGTGGCATCTTCCAGACAAGTGCGTCGGGGACCACCTACATTCACGTTCATGGCAGCGATACCGCTGCCGACACCGTGACGATCACGAAGAGCGGGAGTAATACGCACGTCGAAACCAACCTCGACACGACGGGTATCACGGGGTTGACGTCGAGTGTGGAGTTCCGCATCGAGACGCACGGCGGTAATGACACAATCGCGACCGATAGTGACGTGGCCGCGGTCATTCGCGCCTACGGTGGAACCGGGAACGACACGATCACGGGTGGTGCTGCCAACGACTTACTCTACGGCGGCGACGGCGATGACACGCTGACGGGTGGCGGGGGCAATGACACGTTAGAAGGCGGAGCTGGCAACGACAGCCTGTCGGGCGGCGACGGCGAAGACTCGCTGACTGGTGGCACGGGCAACGATACACTGCGAGGCGGTGCTGCGGTCGATGCGTTTCCTGGTTACGACAGCGGTACCGATACCGTGCTCGTCGATCCGCCGGAGGCAGTCAACGACAGCTATTCAACGAATGAAGACGCCGATCCTTTCAGCTCTTCGACCGGCTTTGAGTTGAATGCCAACGACATCACTGACCTCGGCCAAAGCAGAACCCCAGTTCCGGCCGTGTTGACCAGTGCGTTGGGAGCGAAGGTTGTCGTTCGATCGAATGGAACCTTCGATTACTATCCGCAGACTTCGCAGACGCTGCAGGCGCTGAACGGCTCACAGTCGGCGAACGACTCCTTTACTTACACGCTGCGCAATTCGCTGCTGGAGACTGATACGGCAACCGTGACGATCACGGTGTCGGGCATTGACGACGATCTGGATGCGCAGGATCTGCTGTATGTGGTGCAGGAACCTTTGGAACTGGGCCAAGTGTTGGGGACAGTCCCGGTCTTAGACGATGATGGCGATACCCATTCTTTCCAGTTCGTTTCGGAAGCTGTGGCGGGTGGGCTGGCGATCAGCTCCACGGGCGTCATTACGGTGATCGATCCCAATGTGTTCACGTTCCTGGCAACAACCAATTACGTGTTCGAGATTGAGACCAGCAATGGCTTAGACGTCGATACGTCGTACTTCGCGCTGGCGATCCCGGCCGCGTTCCAAGTGTCAGGAGCGGCGACAGCCACTCAAGGTCACTCGTACGAACTCACCTTGAGTTCGGACATCCCGTTTATCGATTACGTGATCGACTGGGATGATTCGGTCGATCCCCTGGATCCGGACGAACCGACCTTGGTGCCCGGTGAGGGTGGTGATCCCATTGGAATCGGCCATGGGTTTCAGGTGCCGGGCGATGTTACTCCCACGATCGGAATCTCGGTTGGTGGTACCAGCAGCTACACCTTTACGTTTACTACAGTCCATGTGACGCAGGTGAACGGCGTGAATCTGGTCGTCAACGGGAGCTTTGAAGAAGTTGGCAGCGAAGGATTCCGTGGTTATTCCTGGAACATCTTTTATGGATTGCCTGGGTGGAATCTGGTGTCGGGCCCTCGGATTGAAGTCCAGCATGAAACGGTGACTTCTACTCCTTACGGTGACAACTACATCGAACTGGACGCCGATGAAGATGGCCCAGCAGGAGGTGGTCAAAATGCCGATGGCGAAAATGGCGCTTCGGCGATCGAACAATCGATCTCCACGATTGTGGACCAGACTTATGTTCTGTCGTTCGCTCTGGCAGCGCGGACAGGCACAGACTCGGAAGATAACACAATGCGTGTAACTGTCAGTAGCGGCGGCACGTTCTACAGCGACAAGTTTGAAGCCGACTCGACTGACTGGGGTACTTATACGATTTCATTCGTGGCTAAAAGCACCACTACGAAAATCAAGTTCGCGGACGTCAGTGAAAATCCATACGCAGAGCCAACGCCACCATTTCCCGAATACCGAGACACGCTAGGAACCTTCCTGGACAACGTGACGATGTACGCGGCGGGCGGTCAAACCGGCACGAAGACAACGGTCACTGTCGAGATATCGAACCCGGTCTGTGCCTGCCTGGCAACGCCGGACGGCTCACAGAGCAGTGAAAATCTGCAAACTGGCAACAACGTGGTGACGCCACCAAGTCCATCGGCGATGGCCGCGATGTACATGCCGCGTTATTCGACGAATGAGTTCCGCCCGGCGGTCATGTCTTTGGACATGTCTTTCTTGGAAGGTGCGTTAGTTCCAGACACGGTGGAAGTGAATGGGCAGGTGTATTCCACTGCCGGTATCTCACCAGGCCAGGGATTTCGCGTCAGCGATTTGCTCGACATCACAGCGCTCGATACTGGGCTGGCCGAGTGGAGCATCCCGATCACCGAAAATTACGCCGGCGGCCACACGGTGTCCTACGACGTGACTGGAAATTCCTTGGTCTCGGGTCCTTCGAATGCGTTGCTCAGTGCTGGTTGGTCGATTGCCGCCATCGACCGACTGACCATCACCCCTGAAGGTGCGCTGTGGCAGCATATGGGCGATCGCCTCCTGTGGTTTAAGAAAGACGGAGCTAACTTCAAGCGTCCCCAGGGTGATCAGGATTTCTCGGAGCTGGTCGACAATTCCGATGGCACCTTCACGATCTCAGATCGCTGGGGAAATGAGCTACTGTTTAACTCGTTGGGTCTGGTAACGGAAAAGACTGATACGCAGGGAAGAAAAACGACCTTCGTTTACACGAATGCGGATGGCGACTCGAAAGCAGATGACCTGTTGGAGGTCGAAGAATACGATGGGCGCACGCTCACCTACGACTATGTCGATCAACGACTAGCTGGCCTCACGGACTTCGACGGCCGCAGTGTCGCATTCGGCTACGAAGATGATCAGCTGAAAACGATTACCTATCCTGATCCAGACGGTGGCGGCCCACTCAGTGCCTTAGTGACTAGCTTCACATACGAAGATGGCTACTTGAAAACGGTCGCCGATGGCAGCGACACGATGACGTTTACCTATGATTCCGCCGGCGCCTTGACCGCACGCGAAAATCAAGATGGTTCCACAGAAACATTTGTAAATTCACTGACGTCCACGCTGCCACGCGCCGGGTACGGAACATCCCTAAATCCCGAGAGCCTCAAGCCGGCCAGTGACGTCGTGGCTACTTCCGAGGATGAAAATGGCGAACTCACGACTTACGTGTTGGGCGCGCTGGGTCTGCCAGTGCAGATGACGGATGCTGAAGGAAACGTGACGCTCTACGAGCGGGATGCTAACGGGCGGATCACGAAGCAAACAGATCCGGATCCAGATGGCGCTGGTCCCGAAACGATGATCACCCGCTATCAGTACGATACGCAGGGGAATCTTCTGAAGATGACGTTGCCCAACTCGGGCGTGCGGACTTGGGAATACGATGCGACCTGGAATGTACCCACCTCCTATGTCAATGAACGCGGACTGACGACGCTTTACACGATTGATCCGCTCACAGGTTTCAACACCGAAGTGCGCCAAGTGATCGGCGAAGTTGACGATCTCGTCAATCTCGAAACGGACGACATCATCACAGGTTACACGTACACTGCAGCGCCCAGCGATCCAGCCGATCCACCGGCGGGGCTGGTCGAGACCATGACCGACCCATTGGGGCGTGTGACGGTCTATACCTACAACGCTCGGGGCGATGTCACCTCGGTTACCTATGCCGAGGGTACGGCCGACGAAGCGACGGCCTACACGTACTACAACGCGGATGGGACCGTCGATTATGAACTCGACGAATTATCGCGGCGGACGGATTACGACTATGACTTGCTGGGGCGGCTGACCAAAACCACTCTGCCCGATCCGGATGGTGGTGACCCACTGGCTCGCCCCGAATGGAAGTATGAATACGACGCGCGCAATCGCCGCACCAAAGAAATCGATCCGCTTGATCGGGAGACGATCTACACGTACGACAAGCGGAGCCGCGTCACCAAAGTGGAACGTCCCGATCACGACGGTGATAGCGAACTGACCACCACGACCACGACGTATGATGACCGCGGGCTCGTGATCTCGGCCACCGATCCGCTGCACCGGGAAACGATCTTCACGTATGACAAGCTGGGACGCCAGACCAAGGTCACGTTGCCCGAGGTCGCCGATCCAACCACCGCAGTCAACGAAGTGCAGATCATCGATTTCGACAGTGGCACCGTGGGAACCTTCAAGCTCAACGGCAACAGCAATTCCGCGGTCGTGGACCTGACGGATCTGAGTGGGCTGCAGGCAGCGCTCGACAGCCTGTGGGGCGTTGGCAATACCAAAGTGACCCATACCAGCACGGCAGCGACCGTCACGTTCCGCGGCAATCTAGCGGGTACGAATGTGGCGCAGATGACCGTTTCGGACATCACGGGAACTCTTGGCGCTACTCCTTCGGTGAGCACCGACACGGCCGGCGTGGCCGCGGATCTGGTGAATCCCACCACGCAGACCGCCTATGACGTTCTGGGGCGAGTGAGCTCCACGACCGATGCCCTAGGGAACGTCACGACCTATGAGTACACGAACTTCGGGCAGAATCTCAAGATCACGCTGCCCGATCCCGATGGTGTGGGGCTGCAGACCTCACCGATCATGTCTCAGGTGTTCGACGTATCGGGGAATCTGATCAGCGAGACCGACGCCAATGGCGGTGTGACGACACGTGAATACGATCTGCTTGGCCGGTTGGTGAGAGTCACGCAGCCCGATCCCGATGGTGGTGGTTCGCTCACGGCGCCGGTGACCGAGTATGCGTATGACCTGGCCGGGCACCTGCTGGCGGTCACCGATCCGCTGGGCAACGTCACCAGCTACGAATACGACAACCGCGATCGTCAGGTGAAGATCACTACGGCTGATCCGGATGGCGCTGGCGGCTTGACTGCGCTCGTGACGGCATACGAGTTCGATGCTGCGGGTCAGTTGACGAAGATGACAGCGCCGGGAAGCCGGGTAACTGAGTACGTCTACGATGACCTGGGGCGGTTGACGGTCACGAAACTTCCTGATCCGGATGGCGCTGGTGGCTTGGCTCGGCCGCAGCTGGAAGCGACCTACGATGTGGCCAGCCGGAAAGAGACGGACAAGGACGCGCTGGGCAACATCACGACGTATGACTACGACGATCTCGACAACTTGATCAAGGTCACGCAACCCGATCCGGATGGCGTGGGTGGTTTACCGGCGCCGGTCAGCGAATGGGAATATGATGCAGCAGGCCAGTTGCTCAACGCTACCTATGCTCTCGGCAATACCACAACCTATGAATACGACAATCTCGGTCGGACGCTCGCCGTTACGCAACCTGATCCGGATGCTGGTGGTGGTCAAACTGCTCCGGTGACCCAGTATCAATACTCGCTGACGGGGAACTTGGTGCAAGTCCTCGATCCGCTCTTGCATGCCACGAACTACGAGTACGACGCGCTGAATCGGCGCACTTCCAGCCAGGATGCGTTGCAGGGAGCGACGACCTACCAGTACGACAGCGCCGGGAACCTGAAGTTCCTGACCGATCCTGTGAATAATACTACCGAGTGGGTTTACGACAAACTGAACCGGATGGTCGAAGAGAAGAACCAACTCGGCGACAGCCGCTCCTTCGTGTACGACGCGGCGGGAAATCTTCTGCAGCGTACCGACCGCAATGAGCGGGTGATGATCTATGAATACGACCATCTCAACCGGCAGACAGCGGAAGAATGGTGGGGCGGAGCACGTCCCAGTGTCGGTGTCTCGACTTCCGACGGCTCGATGACTAACGAGGTGCAGCGCGTCGGCTTCTCGGATTCGACGGCCTTCCAATCGGGGACGTTCACGCTGACTTATGGCGGCCAGACGACTGCGGCGATTCCTTACAGCGCGAGTGCAGTTGCGGTGCAGGCGGCGTTGGTGGCTCTCAGCAACATCGACAGCGGTGACGTGTCGGTGGTGAAGGTCGCCAACAGCATCACGCACCAGGAGTGGCAGATTACCTTTACCGGCGCCCTGGCCGGAACCAACGTCTCGCAAATTAGCATTGACGCGGCGTCGGTCTATAATGGAATCGGCGCTCCGGGGACGGAGGTGGAAGCCACTGATACGACCGGCGCGAAGGTAGACGAGGTTCAGGTGGTCACGCTCAGCAATACAACCGGCGGTACGTTCACGCTCGGCTTCGGCGGAGCGAGCACGGCGGCGCTCGATTGGGATGCGACCACCGGCGAAGTCGATGCGGCGCTCGAGGCGTTATCCGGCGTCGGGACCGTTTCGGTCTCCGGCTCGACCGGCGGGCCTTGGACGATCACCTTCACCGGCGCTTACTCGGGCGCCAACCTCGCGCCGCTGCAGTCACAGGCAGGCAATCTCACCAACAGCAACCTGGTGCGGACGATTGCTTCGACCTTCAACGCCGACGGTGATCTGGAGCAGACCAGCGATCCCGATGCGACCTATGAGTACACGTACGACGACTTGGGACGCGTGACTGGCTACGTGCAGAACCTGGCCGGGCTGACGCCGGAGATTGAGTTCGTCAGCCAGTACAACTCGGCCAGTCGGCGTGAACTCTTGCAAGCGATTCTCGATGGGGATGAAGACTTCCAGAACACGTATGCCTACGACGACCTGCAACGGCTCTCGACGCTAATTCAGCAGAGTGGTGCTGACAACGTGGTGGCTGCCAAGCGGATCGACTTCAATTACAACTCGCTGGGGCAATACACGCGTCTTGATCGTTACGCGTCGGCCGACCAGTCGGAGTTCGTGGCCAGCTCGCATTACAGCTACGACAACCTAAACCGTCTGCTCAAGTTGGTGCATGCGGAAACGACCACCACGCCGACCGGTTGGGGAACCGATCCTCTGGCCGGTTATCAGTACGCCTACGATGCAGCCAGCCGGATTCTGTCGATCGATTCGTATCTCGATGGTTTGAGCAACTACACACACGACGACACGAACCAGCTCACGGGTGCCGACCACAGCACGGCGACGGATGAGTCGTACGAGTACGACGAGAACGGCAACCGGATCATGTCGGGTTACCACGTCAATCCAAACAATCAGGTCGATACCGACGGAATCTATAACTACACGTACGACGACGAAGGGAACCGGCTCACCCGGACGGCGATCAGCAACGGCTACGTCACCGAGTATGAATGGGACTTCCGCAACCGCCTGACGAAGGTGATCGAGAAAGACAGCTCGAACAACATCCTGCAAGTCACCACCAACAGCTACGACGCCTTCAACCAATGGATCCGCCGTCGCTTCGACGCGGATGGCCCCGGAGGCGCGGCCGCGGTCGACACTTTCTTTGTTTACGAGAACGGGCAGATTGTCCTGCAATTCGATGGAGACGACGACAGCGACCTCTCGCATCGGTATCTTTGGGGCGAACAGGTCGACCAGCTCTTCGCGGATGAGAAAGTGACTAGCCTCGGCAGTGCGGGTACAGTCATCTGGCCACTCGGCGATCAGATCGGCACCTTGCGCGACTTGGTCAGTTACAACAGCGGCACTAACGATGCCACTGTCGCCAACCACCGCGAGTACGACTCCTACGGCAATCTCACCAACGAGTCCAACCCCGCCGTCGATCTCCTCTTCGGCTTCACGGGCCGGCCGTTAGACGAAACCTCTGGCTTGCAGAACAATCTCGCCCGATGGTATGACCCTATAACGGGAAGTTGGCTAAGCAATGATCCTATTGGCTTTGAAGCGGGTGATGCTAACACTCGACGCTACGTAAACAATTCGCCAGTTGAGTTTAGGGATCCGTTTGGTACTCAGGCACAAGGGGGTCAACTAGCTCTACTTCCAAACACTCTGCCGGGAAGTTGGGGGCAAGTTCGCTTCCCGTCAGTATTTCATTTCAACACCGCCGGCATTCCTCGAGACATTCAAAGAAGATTCGATGCGGATTACGCGTCCATCTTAGCAGCATATCCGAACCTTAGTTTTTATCAGCAATCTTGGACTCTAACGAGTGTCCTGGTTTCAATTCGGCCCAGTGACGAGGGTTTTTTGGGACCTGCTTTTAGTACGTTCCGAGGCCGTGTCACTGGTTTTGCAGCCAGTACTCTAATGTCTGACTTTAGCGCGGTGCCGCGCACACACAGGCGGGGGGCGATTAACGATTGCCTAGAAGTTTTTGTGAAAAACACCAGAGCTACATTAGAATACCAACTAAGTGGAGGAGATACCGAGCGCATCATAAGAGCCCACGACCACGATTGGGGGTCTATATGGGGTGAACGTCCAAACAGGCTCGGCGATTTCTATACCACATCTATCACAATGACCTTTCTTGTCCAGACAACTGCTCAGCGTCGCGATAGACTAAGGCTACCAGACACAGACAATGGAAACATAGCATGA
- a CDS encoding leucine-rich repeat domain-containing protein — protein sequence MKLIATLQFELRRRVPSIFLMIAFCTSAFGVELNGAPPADPFGDVPPAPADAVPSAAWREKIPKKKHPLEVKSLDLSSTDFDDLWDLSGYSNLTALHLRKTKLTSLDGIGQFKHLQDLVVDETAIREIGPLRACRELRTLSLQNCPVKDLSAISSLRLNFLCIDNTKVEVLATMDSLTGISLKNTGVADLTPVSKSMSLRLFVASGSSVADLSPLSNCASIDYMDLRSTLVSDLSPTANFRELRNLIVAHTPVGSLDPLKKLTKLYHVDISETKVVDLKPLEGLHLLQMLVLDDTGVSDLTPLRNCKRLSSLYCSQTAVSDISVLANFPGMSFFRFRRARLKPPPTISLKSLSFCKSLTVLDLSNVVVDNLEPLARCERLQGLHLQDVPVNNLSPLSKLQHLETLHIQNAAVTDLTPLESCHKLSHLHIDKIPVSDLTTLLRMKKLRYVVIADIPIEEPLFNELRSQIGEVFLEGAFQKWRR from the coding sequence ATGAAACTCATAGCGACACTGCAATTTGAATTGCGCCGACGAGTCCCATCTATATTTTTGATGATCGCGTTCTGTACCAGCGCTTTCGGAGTTGAATTGAACGGCGCACCGCCGGCCGATCCGTTTGGTGATGTACCGCCTGCTCCTGCCGATGCTGTTCCGTCCGCAGCTTGGCGAGAAAAGATCCCCAAGAAAAAACACCCGCTGGAAGTGAAGTCTCTAGATCTATCTTCTACAGATTTTGATGATCTATGGGATCTTTCCGGCTATTCAAATCTTACCGCACTGCACTTGCGCAAGACAAAACTGACTAGCCTCGATGGAATCGGACAATTTAAACACTTGCAGGATCTCGTAGTCGACGAAACTGCAATTCGTGAAATTGGGCCTCTCCGCGCTTGCAGGGAACTGCGAACACTCAGCCTGCAAAACTGTCCGGTTAAAGACCTTTCGGCGATTTCCTCGCTTCGCTTGAACTTCCTCTGCATTGACAATACCAAAGTTGAAGTGCTGGCGACGATGGATTCTCTGACGGGAATCTCGTTGAAAAACACGGGCGTTGCTGATCTTACGCCGGTATCAAAGTCCATGAGCTTGAGACTTTTCGTGGCGAGCGGATCGAGCGTGGCTGATCTTTCACCTCTGTCAAATTGCGCCAGCATAGATTATATGGATCTACGATCTACATTAGTTTCCGACCTCTCCCCAACGGCAAACTTTCGTGAACTCCGCAATTTGATTGTTGCCCATACGCCTGTTGGCAGCTTGGATCCGTTAAAAAAACTCACCAAGCTATACCATGTCGATATTTCTGAAACGAAAGTAGTCGACCTGAAGCCACTCGAAGGATTACATTTACTTCAAATGCTCGTGTTGGACGACACGGGCGTAAGTGACCTAACGCCGCTCAGAAACTGCAAACGCTTGTCTAGCTTGTACTGCAGCCAAACGGCGGTTTCAGATATTTCTGTTTTGGCCAACTTTCCTGGCATGTCTTTCTTCCGTTTTCGACGCGCACGCCTCAAGCCGCCCCCGACGATCAGTTTAAAATCACTTTCTTTCTGCAAATCCCTAACTGTCCTTGATCTCAGTAACGTCGTGGTCGACAACCTGGAGCCTCTCGCAAGGTGTGAGCGATTGCAAGGTCTGCACTTGCAAGACGTGCCCGTCAACAACTTGTCTCCCCTTTCCAAACTGCAACACCTTGAAACATTGCACATACAGAATGCAGCAGTTACTGATTTGACTCCTCTCGAATCATGTCATAAATTGTCCCACTTGCATATTGACAAGATTCCGGTCTCTGATCTGACTACATTACTTCGGATGAAGAAATTGAGGTATGTGGTAATCGCGGATATTCCCATTGAGGAACCTCTCTTTAACGAACTAAGATCTCAGATTGGAGAAGTGTTTTTAGAGGGAGCGTTTCAGAAATGGCGCCGATAG